TGTTTGGTGCCGGCGGGGTCATCGGTGGCGTGGCCTCGGCTGTGGTGAGTTCACAGCAGGGATCGGAGGGCTACTTCACTTCCGAAGCGCGTGAATTCGCCGCCACCTCCTATGCGCTCTCCTCTCCCCCAGCCCCGCTTGGTGTCGAGTCGATTCCTTTTAATCTTGGCAGCATCCGGCTTAGTGCTGAGTCCGCTGCACCCGGGGGCCAGGTGTTCATCGGTATTGGCCCCAAGGCGGAGGTGGAGAGCTATCTCAACGGTGTGCACAGAACAGTCATCACCGGTGTCCAAACCCAGCCGTTCCGGGTGAGCTACAGCGATGTTCCCGGGCAAGGCACACCCGAGCTACCGGGGAAGCAGATTTTTTGGGCTGCGCAAGCGTCCGGAACCGGTGCACAGCACGTCACCATGGACCTGCGCAGTGGTGCTTGGGTCTTGGTGATTATGAACGCCGATGCCAGCCCGGGTGTCACGGTCAACATGGCGGCCGGGTTCCACTCCGAGTTGTTTGGAGCGATCACGCCTGCTTTGTTGACGGGCGGGGTAGCAGCCCTGATCATCGGGGCTGGATTGGTTGCCTTGGGTGCTGTGGGCATGGGCAGACGGGTCCCCTCATCCCGGCAGCCAGCGCCTGGCAATCCGGTCACGGCCGACGGCGTGTCCCCGACCGAGTTTGCCGGCGCGAAAAGCTATCCTGCGAGACTCACCGGGCAACTTGACCCGCAGCTGTCCCGGGGGCTGTGGCTGGTCAAATGGCTTCTGTCTTTGCCGCACATGATCGTCTTGTTTTTCCTGTGGTGCGCCGTGGTCATCACCACAATCTTTGCCGGCTTCGCTATCCTATTCACCGGCCGCTACCCGCGCGCGCTCTTCAACTTCAACGTCGGGGTCCTGAGATGGAACTGGCGAGTCACCTTCTACGCCTACTCGGCGTTGGCCACCGACAAGTACCCTCCATTCACCCTTGCCGCCACCGAGTATCCCGCCGACTTCGAAGTTGACTACCCCCGTGAACTCTCCCGCGGACTCGTACTGGTCAAGTGGTGGCTCCTGGTGCTCCCCCACTTGCTGGTCGTAGCCATATTCACCAGTGCTGCGTGGTCCATGTGGGGCCGGAGCGGTGATTGGCAATCGGACTACGGCCGTACGGTCGGATTCTCCCTGCTCGGCATTCTGGTCCTCATTGCCGCCGTCGGACTTCTGTTCACTGGGCGATACCAACGACCGCTCTTTGATCTCATCATGGGCATCAACCGGTGGATCTACCGCGTCGCCAGCTATACCCTCCTACTGCGGGATGAGTACCCGCCGTTCCGCTTGGATCAGGGCCCTGATGAGCCGGCCGGGGCGGACCACAAGTGATGGGAGCGCTCCATGGGCAAGCATTTTGAACGGTACGCCGAGATAGCGGAAATCTTGGCGCGCCATGGTTTCGGTTCCCTGCTGGCAAAGTTGGGTCTTGGCCGGATACACCTGGGCTCAGGACCGTGGCTGCCTGATGATCTCTCCAACCCCGAACGGCTCAGGCACGCACTGGAGGAACTGGGACCAACCTTCATCAAACTCGGACAGGTGCTTTCCACAAGGCCCGATATCCTTCCACCGGACTACCTAGACTCACTGTCCAAACTTCAAAGCGGGGCGCCTGAAGTTCCTGCTGAGATCATCACCTCACTCATCGAGCAGGAATTGGGTGGAACAACCACAGAACTCTTCAAAACCTTTAGCACTACTCCACTGGCCAGTGCCTCGATAGGTCAGGCCCATGCAGCAACATTGCATGATGGCACCGCCGTGGTTATCAAGGTCAGGCGGCCTGGCGTGGTTGCCCAAGTTCAGGAAGACCTCGAGATCCTTCAAAACCTGACCCATCAGGCAACCCGAAACTGGACGGCAGTGGCGGACTACAACCTTGAGGCCATTGCCGCCGAGTTCTCAGCTACACTTCGGGCCGAACTTGACTACCTGCAAGAGGGACGTAACGCGGAACGATTTGCAAGATACTTTGCCAACGACCCCAGCATCCACATACCGAGAATTTTCTGGTCCACCACAACCTCCCGGGTGCTGACCATCGAAAGAATCTTTGGCCTGAAGATTGACGACGTCGAGGTTCTTGCCATGCCTGACCTCGAGCGAACTCACCTGGCAGATCTGGCAGCTAAAGCCGCAGTCAAGATGATCTTTGAGGACGGCTTCTTTCATGCCGACCCCCATCCAGGAAATCTCTTTGTTGAATCGGCTTCACGAATAGCGCTGATCGATTTCGGCATGGTGGGCGAAATCGACAACGAGCTCCAGGGTCATCTGGGGAAACTATTGCTGGCATTCAGCGTTGAAGAGCCTGACCGCATCGCCAGGGCGCTGCTGGAACTCTCGATCAACCGACCCACTACCGATCGTGGCCGGTTGCGGCAAGATATTCTGCGCTTCATGCGGCTCTATCAGGGACGCCCGTTGGGCCAAATCGAAATCTCGCCTCTCATCACCCAGATGCTGGCTCTACTGCGCCATCACCATCTTCAGCTGCCCAGTGAAATAGCCATGCTGAGCAAAATGATCTTCATGACAGAAGGACTGGGAGCACGGCTCAATCCGAGCTTCAACCTCGGCACGGTGGTTAAGCCCTATGCCAGAAGATTGGCCTTAGCCAGGGCCACTCCACGCACTCTGTTTCACAATCTCTCCCAAATGGGTTTGGATGCAACAGACTTGGCCGCCAACCTGCCCGAAAAACTGCGAAAGCTACTTGATCTACTGGATGACGGCGTCGAGGTTCACCTGCGCTCAGAGGAATTGGTGCCCCTGGTTACCCGCGCCGAACGCATCGGAAATCGTCTCGTTGCAGGGATGATCATCGCAGCATTTGTTCGAGGAATTGGGGAGCTTACAGCAGCCGACCAGGGACGGCTCAAGGCGTGGCAAAACACACTGGTTGCTGGCGGCGCTGGCATAGCCACGGTATTGGGCGGCTACTTGGCGTGGACCGCACGGCGCAGTGGCGGTGGCAAGCCCTAAAGCAGCCTAGGCGTTGGGCGAAAATGCTGATCACCAGCGGGCCGCAAGGCTTGTGTCTAGGGGGTTGACCACCGTGATTTTAGCCCTTTCGCTGATGATTCTTGCCTTTGCGGCCATGACCGCAACCGTTTACCTACTCACTTTCCCGTCCATCACGCCTAGGAGCCGTCGGGGGAAGCGAAAAGGCACAAATTCGCCCCCTCCTCCTCGCATAAAGGTGCCGGGGCTGTCCCGCAATGGCGGGTCTTTGGACTCTATTGGAGCTGCCCACGCCAGCCTAGGCTCAAACCATGACGAACAAACCAGCCAATGCACCCGTCGAGGAACTAGATGCTCATGAATGCTGGGCATTTCTTCGTGGCGTTTCCGTGGGGAGACTAGCGGTATGGGTCACCGACCATCCCGACATTTTCCCCATAAACTATGCGGTGGATCACGGAACTCTGGTGTTTCGCACGGGTCTGGGGACAAAGTTGGAGGCGGCCCTTGGCGAAACCCCCGTGGCGTTCGAGGCGGACGGAGTCGATCCGGTCAGCGGTGTCGCTTGGAGCGTTGTGGCCAAAGGCAATGCAGCACGCATCGACTCGATTGAAGAAGTTTTGGACAGTTTTTCGATCATGCTCTTCCCCTGGCAATCCGGACACAAGGACTCGTTCATCCGCATAGCGCCAACATCGCTCACGGGCCGCAAATTCACGGTAGCGGATCCAGCGCAATGGTGGACTGCCCCCGCCACGGCCCCGCATGCCGCAACAGAATGACGGTTCCCATCCTCAAACCCGCAATACTTATCCGAAAGGCACTATAGCCATGGAACAGATCACCATTATCGGCAGCGGAAACATGGCCCGGGCCATCGCCGTTCGCATGCTCAAAGCCAGGCACTCTGTGCAGATACTTGGACGCAACGGGGAAAAGACTCGCGAGCTGGTCGAGATCCTCGGCGCAGGCGCCCAGGGCGGCGGGGAAGGCGCCGTCGTTGAAGGCGGCATCGTTTTCCTCGCGGTCCCCTTCGCAGAGGCGAAGAAATCACTGTTGTTCTACGGCGAGACACTGACAGGAAGGGTCATTGTGGATATCAGCAACCCCGTTGACCTAGCCACCTTCGACAGCCTCGTGACTCCCGCGGGAACCTCAGCAGCCGAAGAAATTGCACTTCACGCCAGCCCTGGGGCGTTTGTTGTCAAGGCGTTCAACACCTGCTTCGCGAAGCCTCTGGAGTTGGGTTCCGTGGCCGGAGTGCCACTGGATGTCTTCATTGCCGGTGACTCGGAACAGGCCAAGGTCAAGGTCAGTGCAGTGGTTGCAGCCTCAGGTCTGCGCCCCATCGACGTAGGTCCGCTGCGCCGGGCCCGCGAACTGGAGGCCATGATGCTGCTGATCATGGGCCTGCAAGTCAGCCCTGAACA
The Arthrobacter alpinus genome window above contains:
- a CDS encoding ABC1 kinase family protein; the encoded protein is MGKHFERYAEIAEILARHGFGSLLAKLGLGRIHLGSGPWLPDDLSNPERLRHALEELGPTFIKLGQVLSTRPDILPPDYLDSLSKLQSGAPEVPAEIITSLIEQELGGTTTELFKTFSTTPLASASIGQAHAATLHDGTAVVIKVRRPGVVAQVQEDLEILQNLTHQATRNWTAVADYNLEAIAAEFSATLRAELDYLQEGRNAERFARYFANDPSIHIPRIFWSTTTSRVLTIERIFGLKIDDVEVLAMPDLERTHLADLAAKAAVKMIFEDGFFHADPHPGNLFVESASRIALIDFGMVGEIDNELQGHLGKLLLAFSVEEPDRIARALLELSINRPTTDRGRLRQDILRFMRLYQGRPLGQIEISPLITQMLALLRHHHLQLPSEIAMLSKMIFMTEGLGARLNPSFNLGTVVKPYARRLALARATPRTLFHNLSQMGLDATDLAANLPEKLRKLLDLLDDGVEVHLRSEELVPLVTRAERIGNRLVAGMIIAAFVRGIGELTAADQGRLKAWQNTLVAGGAGIATVLGGYLAWTARRSGGGKP
- a CDS encoding pyridoxamine 5'-phosphate oxidase family protein — translated: MTNKPANAPVEELDAHECWAFLRGVSVGRLAVWVTDHPDIFPINYAVDHGTLVFRTGLGTKLEAALGETPVAFEADGVDPVSGVAWSVVAKGNAARIDSIEEVLDSFSIMLFPWQSGHKDSFIRIAPTSLTGRKFTVADPAQWWTAPATAPHAATE
- a CDS encoding NADPH-dependent F420 reductase; this encodes MEQITIIGSGNMARAIAVRMLKARHSVQILGRNGEKTRELVEILGAGAQGGGEGAVVEGGIVFLAVPFAEAKKSLLFYGETLTGRVIVDISNPVDLATFDSLVTPAGTSAAEEIALHASPGAFVVKAFNTCFAKPLELGSVAGVPLDVFIAGDSEQAKVKVSAVVAASGLRPIDVGPLRRARELEAMMLLIMGLQVSPEHNNFNWDTSLNLLP
- a CDS encoding DUF4389 domain-containing protein, producing the protein MKSNSTVDTKNRHSGNARRGVAGFVVALVFGTLLALFGAGGVIGGVASAVVSSQQGSEGYFTSEAREFAATSYALSSPPAPLGVESIPFNLGSIRLSAESAAPGGQVFIGIGPKAEVESYLNGVHRTVITGVQTQPFRVSYSDVPGQGTPELPGKQIFWAAQASGTGAQHVTMDLRSGAWVLVIMNADASPGVTVNMAAGFHSELFGAITPALLTGGVAALIIGAGLVALGAVGMGRRVPSSRQPAPGNPVTADGVSPTEFAGAKSYPARLTGQLDPQLSRGLWLVKWLLSLPHMIVLFFLWCAVVITTIFAGFAILFTGRYPRALFNFNVGVLRWNWRVTFYAYSALATDKYPPFTLAATEYPADFEVDYPRELSRGLVLVKWWLLVLPHLLVVAIFTSAAWSMWGRSGDWQSDYGRTVGFSLLGILVLIAAVGLLFTGRYQRPLFDLIMGINRWIYRVASYTLLLRDEYPPFRLDQGPDEPAGADHK